The genomic region AACTTTGCAAGCAACGGGAGGAATGGACTACTTAGTTAAAGTGGCAGAGAAATTGCTAAGAAAAAATCCTAAAGCTATAACGTTTATGGCGCCATTTGCCACTTACTGCTTCACTTTCTTTGCCGGAACCGGCCATGTTGCATACTCGCTATTGCCGGTAATTTCTGAAGTAGCCCATGAGCAAAAAGTACGTCCTGAAAGGCCATTATCTATAGCGGTTATTGCTTCTCAGCAAGCTATAGTAGCTAGCCCAATTTCTGCAGCTACTGTTGCTTTATTAGGAATTTTATCTCCTTATGGCATTACTTTACCTCAGATTCTAATGGTGACGATACCTGCCACATTACTTGGTATTATGTTTTCTGCATTTGTTATTAACAAAAAGGGTGCAGAGCTTGAAGATGACCCCGTATATCAAAAAAAATTGCAAGAGGGTCTTAAGCTGTCTAAAAGCAAAAGCTCTAATGATAGTATAACTAAAGAAGCTAAGTTATCAGTGATTTTCTTTTTGGCGGCAGCTGTTGCTATAGTAGTATTAGGAAGTTTTGAGCAGCTTCGTCCATCTTTTGGAGAAGATTCTGTTATGTCTATGCCGGTGACTATCCAAATTGTGATGTTGTCGGTTGCTGCACTAAACTTAATAGTGTGTAAAGCAGATGCTGAAAAAGTTGCTTCTGGCAGTGTATTTAGAGCAGGCTGTATAGCAGTTGTTGCTATTTTAGGAATTGCTTGGCTGGGAGACACTTTCTTTCAAGCTAACATGGATACCATAGAGCCTCATATCGAAGGAATGGTAACAACAGCTCCTTGGATTTTTGCATTTGCGCTATTTGTCATGTCTATTCTATTAAATAGCCAGGCGGCCACAACAGTTGCTTTAATGCCTTTGGGATTAGCTTTAGGTATAAGTCCAGTACTACTTATAGCGATGTTTCCAGCGGTTAATGGTTATTTCTTCTTGCCAAACTATGGTCCAATAATAGCTGCCATAAGTTTTGACAAAACTGGAACTACTAAAATAGGCAAATACGTATTTAATCACAGTTTTATGATTCCCGGTCTTATAACAATAATTACATCTTTAGCGTTAGGCTTTTTATTCGTGGGTCTGTTTCTTTAAAACTTAAAACTTAATAAATCATCGGAACCCCTATAGAGTTTTATAGGGGTTTTTCTATACTAAAGGAAAAAACGACTACTTTATAGCTAAAAACAACCATTTTATCTAATAAATTAATTATGCACCAGTTCTAGGGTTTTGGCCAGGTGAGGCCTTAAACGCAGTAATAAGGGGAGGGGTGTGAGATAAGCTGATTTAGGTAACCTAAAATAGTTTGAAATAATATATCACTTTGTTAAAATGGTTAATAATAAGAAATTAAGGAGGGGTAAGCTTGGATCCATTGTTTGAAAGAAGAAGTATCCGAAAGTTTAAAGACAAACCTGTAGAAAAAGATTTGATCAAACAAGTACTAAAGGCAGGAATGTGTGCACCATCTGCATGTAATTGCAAGCCATGGCACTTTATAGTTATTGATGACAGGGAGGTATTAGATAAGATCCCTAAGTTTCATACCTATGCACAAATGGTTAAAGAAAGTCCTGTAGCTATCTTAGTTTGCGCTGAGCCTTCTAATGAGAGGATTGCAGGATTTTGGCCACAAGACTGTGCTGCAGCTACACAAAATATTTTATTAGAAGCTACCAAAAAGGGCTTAGGTACTGTTTGGGTGGGAGTTCACCCTAATGAGCAGTTTGAAGAAGATTTTAGAAAGCTTTTAGGCATACCCGAGGATATAGTTCCTTTTGCTCTAATACCTATGGGATATCCTGATGAGGATAAAGGAAAAAATGATAGGTATTTAGAAGACCGGGTGCATCAGAATAAATGGTAACAAAAGAGCTGGCCACTTTAGGCCAGCTCTTTTGGCTGTTTTATATATATTTATTGATTTAAAGGTATGCCCCTTAGTAAATTGTGAACTTAAACTTATTTAACTCCCAACTTCCATTGTCGTTTAAGCCTTTTTCATAAAACTTAACATCCCCGGACTTGTTAATTAAAATTACTGTTTTTATCCTCGTCCCATAGGTAGGAGTATCGATATGGATTGGGGAGAGCATGCGTTCTTTGTCAAGTGTAAGGCCTGTATCTGGCAAATTTTCATCTGGTGGAATTTCAGTGTCGTCAAGTATCTCAAAAAGCTGCGGGACAGAAAAACCTATTTTTAATAGGGAAGATAGTCGATTTTTAGCTTTAACAACTTTAGGCCAAGGCGTATCTAACAAGGCATTACTGAGTCCATATAAACCAGGGGTCAGCTTTTTTATTTTGTTTTCTACATTTGAGTAGTAGCATAAATCATCTAAGCTGCCAACTATTAGGTTAAATAGGTCATACTTGTCTTTTTCTTTTTGAACTTCTTTAAGGTAAGTAAAGGGTGAAATATTTTTTAGCAAAAAGTCTTTTACCAGATAACCCCTAGAAAGCAGAGGATCGCGCTGTATGTTAAAGTCCCTGTAATTAGTGATAAAGGCAATTCGCCCCTTTTTAGTAATCCCAGTCCAGGTCCCGCCTTTAAGTAGATCAATGCCAGCTAAAATGTCTGAATGGTCGTCCCAAAAATGAGAAAAGGCTGTGGGCCGATTTTTGAATTCGTCTCTATTTCCTAAAAACACCAAGTCATACTCGGGATGAACCTTATAGGCAAAAATTAATGTACAAATTGCTATCACCTCAGTTTAGTATAGGGGTTTTATGATGTGCATAACTAGCTGTGAAAATGGATGTTTCTTTGATTTAATAATACCATAACCTTATATTTTTGTTAAAAAAGCGAAACTATCTAAAATCAACTAATGAGGGAGGAGAAGCAAACCCCTCTTTATCCTTCCAGAATAAAAAGGCTGTGAAAAACAAAGTGATTCCCTCATAAAAAAATGGGGCCAGCCAAATCCCTAACTCGCCAAAAATAAAGGGGAGCACAAAAACCGATATAGTTACTACAAGATATCCTCTTAATAGAGAAATTATAGTGGCTTTTTTAGTTTTTCGTAATGCTGTAAAATATCCTGAGGTTATTATATTAAAACCAGATAACAGAAAACCAAAGCTAAAAAGCCTTAAGCTGTTTACAGACAGCATGTAGATGTCTGTGTTTTTA from Proteinivorax hydrogeniformans harbors:
- a CDS encoding anaerobic C4-dicarboxylate transporter, translating into MIFLQFAVVLLAIFIGARLGGIGLGAMGGVGLAILTFGFNLEPTSPPIDVILMILAVVTAAATLQATGGMDYLVKVAEKLLRKNPKAITFMAPFATYCFTFFAGTGHVAYSLLPVISEVAHEQKVRPERPLSIAVIASQQAIVASPISAATVALLGILSPYGITLPQILMVTIPATLLGIMFSAFVINKKGAELEDDPVYQKKLQEGLKLSKSKSSNDSITKEAKLSVIFFLAAAVAIVVLGSFEQLRPSFGEDSVMSMPVTIQIVMLSVAALNLIVCKADAEKVASGSVFRAGCIAVVAILGIAWLGDTFFQANMDTIEPHIEGMVTTAPWIFAFALFVMSILLNSQAATTVALMPLGLALGISPVLLIAMFPAVNGYFFLPNYGPIIAAISFDKTGTTKIGKYVFNHSFMIPGLITIITSLALGFLFVGLFL
- a CDS encoding nitroreductase family protein, with the protein product MDPLFERRSIRKFKDKPVEKDLIKQVLKAGMCAPSACNCKPWHFIVIDDREVLDKIPKFHTYAQMVKESPVAILVCAEPSNERIAGFWPQDCAAATQNILLEATKKGLGTVWVGVHPNEQFEEDFRKLLGIPEDIVPFALIPMGYPDEDKGKNDRYLEDRVHQNKW
- a CDS encoding NRDE family protein; translation: MIAICTLIFAYKVHPEYDLVFLGNRDEFKNRPTAFSHFWDDHSDILAGIDLLKGGTWTGITKKGRIAFITNYRDFNIQRDPLLSRGYLVKDFLLKNISPFTYLKEVQKEKDKYDLFNLIVGSLDDLCYYSNVENKIKKLTPGLYGLSNALLDTPWPKVVKAKNRLSSLLKIGFSVPQLFEILDDTEIPPDENLPDTGLTLDKERMLSPIHIDTPTYGTRIKTVILINKSGDVKFYEKGLNDNGSWELNKFKFTIY